TCGATCCCGGCATCTACAAATCGGTCCCCGCCAGCGCCGAGCCGGTCAAAGTCGTCGGTGATTACACCAGCATCGTGGTGCGCGGCGATCTCGACGATCAGGTCGTTTACGATCTCTGCAAATCCATGTACAGCAACGTGGAGATGCTGGCCAAGGGCGTGAAAGACATCGCCGAGCTCGATCCCAAGACGGCCATCCCCGCCAAGGGGCTCGAGTCTCATCCCGGCGCCGTGAAATTCTGGAACGAGGCCAGCGGCAAAGTTCAATAAGGGAGCGGGCCCCCGCTTGGGAGCGCGCCGCAAATCGTCTCAAAGAAAATATCGAAGCGCGAACGGGAAAATCCCCCAGAAGGCAGGCTCCAGGCCTGCCTTCTTCCGTATTTTCCCGCGAAATCCCATGCTTGCCGCGTGGTGAGATCGCGCCGCCGACAGGAAAGAGGATGATGGTCGATGACAAAAAGAAAACTCGATGGAGTCGTCGCAAAAGGCCTATGGCTTTATGTACTGGCGATGGGGCTCTTTCATCTTTATACCGCGGTTTTCGGAGCCTTTGAAGCGTACCTTCAAAGGGCGATCCACCTCACATGGGTCCTGCCGATGGTCTTCGTCGTCTATCCCATGTCCGAAAACAAAAAATCGGCGCAGCCCCAGACGGCCGTGCCATGGTACGATTGGTGCTTCGCCGTTGTTTCCGCCGTTCCCGGCATCTATATCATGCTCAACTACAACATGATCGTCGAGCGCATGATCGGCGTCGATGAGATCACGGCGATCCAGCTGATCCTCGGCACGATCGTCGTTCTCGCTTTGATCGAAGCGACCCGCCGCGCCGTGGGGCTTCCCATCATTCTCGTCTCGCTCGCTTTTATGGGCTACTGCATGTATTACATGATGACCGACATCGCTGCGCAGAGCGGAACGCTGGGCAATTTCACTCTCGCCAATTTCCGCGACTGGTTCTCGGGCGCCTTCAAACTTTTGATCGAGGAGATGTTCCTGACCGACGAGGGCATTTACTCGTCCTCGCTGGGCGTTTCGGCGACGCTGGTGATGATCTTCCTGATCTTCGGCGGCTTTCTCGAGAACAGCGGCGTCGGCGAGTATTTCATGGAATTCGCTCAGGCCTTCACGGGAACTCAGGCCGGCGGTCCCGCCAAAATCGCGGTCGTCAGTTCCTGTCTTTTCGGCTCGATCTCCGGTTCCGCCGTCGCCAATGTGTACGGCACGGGAACGTTCACGATTCCCCTCATGAAGCGCATCGGCTACAAGCCCTATTTTGCGGGCGCGGTCGAAGCCGTGGCAAGTTCCGGCGGTCAGATCATGCCGCCGGTCATGGGAGCCGGCGCTTTTGTGATGGCTTCCTTCCTCAACGTCCCTTTCAGCCGCATCGTCGTCGCCGCAATCCTTCCGGCGCTGCTTTACTATGCCGCCGTCCTCGTCATGGTCCACCTGACCGCCAAGCGCGACGGGCTCAAGGGGCTGCCGCCCGAGGAGCTGCCCGGGAAAAGGAGCGTGCTGAAACGCGCTTACATGATGTCGCCTATCGTTCTTCTCGTCTATCTGCTCCTCGACGGTTACACGCCCATGTATGCCGCCATCGCCGGCATCGTTCTGGCCTGGGGCGTGTCGCTGCCCAATCCCAAACGGCGCATGGGGCCAAAAGGCATCCTGCGCGCCATTCACGACGGAGCCAAAGGGATCCCCGTGGTCTGCACCGCCTGCGCTTCGGCCGGCTTCGTTCTCGGGGCCGTGGCACTTTCCGGCATCGGGCCGAAAATCGTCAGCGCGGTCCTTTCGGCGTCCCACGGCATTCCCGTGCTCACGCTGCTGCTGATCGCCGTGGTCTGTCTGATCCTCGGCATGGGACTGCCGACGACGAGCGCCTACATTCTCGCGGCATCATTGAGCGTTCCGGCGCTCGGCCAGCTTCACTTCAACAGCATCGCCGCCCATATGTTCGTGTTTTATTATGCGATCATCTCCAACATCACGCCTCCCGTCGCCCTTGCCGCGTACGCCGCGGCGTCCATCGCCGAAGATTCGCCCAACAAGACGGGATGGGCCGCCTGCCGTTTGGGATTTTTGGCTTTCGTCATCCCCTTCGCTTTCTGTTACGACGGCGGGCTGCTGCTTCAGCTCGACTGGACACACAACCTCATCTCCGTTATCAGCGGCGTCGCGTTGGTGTTCGGCATCGGTTTCAGTTTTACCGGTTATTGCGGCGGCAGAATCCCGATGTGGAGCCGCGTCCTTTTCGCGGTCTTCGGGCTGGCCTCCATGTGGAAGAGTTCTCTGATCTCTCTCGGCGGAACCGTGGCGATTTTCGTGTTGTACACTTTCTGTCAGAAGGTCTTCGCCGGTAAAAAAGCGTCTTCCGCGCTTTAACGAAAATTTCCTTCAAAGCCCCGTTGCGTGCGGGGCTTGTTTTTTGTTCCCGAGGCATGGACATCGAAGCCGGCTTTAGGTAAGATATGCGGTGGCTTTGGCAGTTCCGTACAGCACATCGAAAGGAGTTCTTCATTTATGGCCGATTACACAGGGCGGATCGCCCAGGAATTGAAACTTCCCGTCAGCGGCGTCGGCGCCGTCGCCGAACTTCTCGCAGAAGGGTGCACAGTCCCTTTCATCGCCCGCTACCGCAAGGAAAAAACCGGTTCCCTCGACGAAGTCGCGATCACCGCGATCCGCGACGGACTGGCCCGAATCGAAGAACTCGAAAAACGGCGCGAGGCGATTCTGGGTTCGCTGACCGAGCGCGGCGTCCTTACGGAAGAGCTGAAAAAGACGATCGACGCCGCTGCGACGATGACCGCTCTGGAAGACGCCTACCTCCCCTTCCGCCCAAAGCGCCGGACGCGCGCTTCGGCCGCCCGTGAAGCGGGGCTCCAGCCTTTGGCCGACGCCCTGCTGGAACAAAAGGGGCGCGACCCGCGGGAACTGGCCGCACGCTATGTGAACGAGGAAAAAGGCGTCGCCGATGCCGAGACCGCTCTGGCCGGCGCGCGCGACATCATCGCCGAAAACGTCAGCGAAAACCCGGCGGTACGCCAGGACATGCGCGTGATCTTTGTCCGCTTCGGCGTTTGCGCTTCCTCAGTCGTCGAAAAAAGGAAAGAGGAACCGGAAGCGGCGACGTACGCCGATTATTTCGACTGGAAAGAGCCGCTCCTGCGCGTGCCTTCCCATCGCCTGCTGGCGGTGATGCGCGGAGAAAAGGAAGGCTACCTCACCTTCTCGATCCGCCCCAAGGAAAGGCTGGCGCTGGAAAAGCTTTACGCGCGTTACGTCACGGGAAGCGGCGAAGATTCCAGGCAGGTCGAAGCGGCCGTCACCGACGGCTATCGCCGTCTGCTGGCGCCTTCCATGGAAACGGAGGCCCGCAGCACGCTGAAAAAGCGCGCCGACACCGACGCCATCGCCATTTTCGCCCGCAATCTCCGCGAGCTGCTGATGGCCTCGCCCTTCGGCGCCCGCCCCATCATGGCTATCGACCCGGGGATCAGGACGGGGTGCAAGGTCGTCTGCCTCGACGCAAAAGGCGATCTGCTGCACCACACGGTCATTTTCATCCAGCGCTCCGACGCCCAGTACGTTCAGGCCGGCGAAACCATCCGCGCGCTGGCCGCGCGTTTCAAGCCCGACGCGGTCGCCGTCGGCAACGGCACGGCCAGCCGGGAAACGGAAGAGTTCCTGCGCGGCCTCGATCTGGACATCCCCATCATCGTCGTCAGCGAAAGCGGCGCTTCCGTCTATTCGGCTTCGGAACTGGCCCGCAAGGAATTTCCCGACCAGGACGTGACGGTCCGCGGCGCCGTTTCGATCGGTCGTCGCCTCATGGATCCGCTGGCGGAACTCGTGAAGATCGATCCCAAATCGATCGGCGTCGGTCAGTATCAGCACGACGTCGATCAGAAACAGCTCAAAAACGCTCTTGACGACACCGTCGTCTCGTGCGTCAACGCCGTCGGCGTCGATCTGAACACCGCCAGCGCCAAACTGCTGTCCTATGTTTCCGGGCTGACGCCGTCGCTGGCCGACAACGTCGTCAAATTCCGCGAAAACGAGGGTCCCTTCAAGCGGCGCCAGGACGTGCTGAAAGTTCCCCGCCTGGGCCCCAAAGCCTATCAACAGGCCGCCGGCTTTTTGCGCATCCGCGACGCGGAGAACCCTCTCGACGCCAGCGCGGTCCATCCCGAGAACTACGGCATCGTCGACGCCATCGCCGCGGACCAGAACTGCGCCGTCGCCGACCTGATCGCCGCCAAAGACCTGCGCGGCAAGATCGACTTGAATCGCTACGTCACCGACGAGGTCGGCCTGCCGACGCTCGAGGACATCCTCTCCGAATTGGAAAAACCCGGACGCGACCCCCGCAGCGCGTTGGAGATCTTTTCTTTCGATCCCAACGTGCGCGAACTGACCGACCTCGAGCCGGGCATGAAACTGCCGGGCATCGTCTCCAACGTCACGGCCTTCGGCGCGTTTGTCAACATCGGCGTGCATCAGGACGGCCTCGTCCACGTCAGCCAGATGGGACGCTACGTGAAGGACATTTCCACCGTGCTTCATCCCGGCATGGCGGTGGAAGTTTACGTTATCGACGTGGACGTCAAACGGCGCAGGATCTCCCTGCGCATGGAACTCGGCAAAAAAGCCGCCCGCGAAAAAAGCGCGGTCAAATAAATCCGGCAAACGAAGAGGCCGTCTCCCCGAACGGGCGAGACGGCCTCTTCGTTATTTGTCATCGAACTTATAAGCGGTGCCGACCGCGACCACTTCGGCGGCGCCGCCGGCGACCTGCGGTGCCATGAACTGGATCGCGTAAACCCCGTCGGCCCCCTTCTCGCGCGCTTTTTTGCCAAGCCGCTCCATGGCTTTTTCGGTGCTCGTCCGCAGCAGTTCGGTGTATTGTTTCAGCTCGCCGCCCACCGACATGTTCCTGAGGGCGGCCAGGGCGTCGCCCAGGATCGAAGTGCTGATCACGCAGCTGCCGGTCACGAGTCCGAGCTCCACGGCGCCCGGCGGCGGAATGGTCCCCGTGGAAAGAGCGATCTCTTTTTTATCCATCGTCCGTCATCTCTCCCCGATAAGCCGACGCGGCGTCAGCGCAGATATTTTTTGTAAAGCCAGGCAGCGGTCAGCAGCGCCAGAACGAGCCCCGCGAAGAGCGCATAGTTTTCCGCCCTGTGCAGCAGATAGGCCAAGCTGCTCTGCCATGGAATGCGCGCCGCCTTGGGCAGGGATTTCATCCGTTCGATCTCCCGAGCGATCTCGCCGGGCGTTTTCCCGTCGGCGAAAAAACGTTCCGCCTGCGCTTGCGGCACTTCGCTCATGAGCCACTGCACGCTGTCGGCGGGAAGCTGCGCCGCCGCCTCCCGCACCGCTCTGGGACGCAGCGCGAACCACCTGAGCGTTTGCAGCGAAGCCGCATTGGGGAGGTATTTGTCCCAGACGAGCCGGGGCAGATTTCGGAAAAGAGAAAAATATTCTTTCCCCGCGACGGCGAACCACTGACGGGCCAGCAACACGTCTCCTTGCGCCAAAATCTCCCTGAAAGCGGCGATGTCCTCCGCTTCGCTTTCGACGAGAATCCGGCCGAAATTCTCCACGATCGAGCTGTAGCTCAGGGAACCGTCGAGCGGCCTGACGCTGATCAGGCGGTCGATAAAATTCTTCTGTTCGGCTTCGGACATGCGCTCGGTCATGCGGCGGAACGTCGAAGAAGCGAGAATGGCCTTCGTGTCTTCGTCGCGGCGGGCCATACGCCCCTGGATCTCGTCGAGTTCGGCGCGGACGCCCTTTCTCAGCGTCTGCCAGTAAATTCGCGGCGCTTCCGTTCGGTAATAGCCGTCGTAGCGGACGAGCAGAGTCTCGCGAAGTTTCGCCGGCGATTCCCAGACTTCCACCGCAAAGGAGCCGACATCATAAAGCGCCCAGCCCACCGTCAACAGCGCGCCGACTCCGGTGGCGGCCATGAGCACTTTCCGGCCCAGCCCCTTGCCGAAAGCGGACAGCGCTTTTCTCCCCAGCGTGCGGCGCAGGAGCTTGCGTCCCAGCACCATGCCCAGAAAAGCGGCGGAACCGGCCAGGGAAAGCTCGGGACGCCCCCGGATCCCCTTCGTCAGGGATTCGCCGAGGACGGCGCGGCTCTGGGCGGCGGCGCGGCGCACCTGTTCCTCGAAAAAGATCCGCACCGACGGAGCGTTGACGAGAGCGCCCACCCGCGAGGCCAGCAGCGCCTGGTCATACGCCGAAAGGCGATCCAGATACGCGTCGGTGAAAAAGTCTTCCACGATCGCAAGGAAACGCTCGTAATCGCTGCGGAACGCTTCGGGAATCTTGTCCTGGATCCGCTGGACAACGCCGTTCAGATCCATGGCGACCTGAAGGGCGCCCGTCAGCCGGCCGCCCGATAAGCTGTCCGCGAAAACGCGGTCCGCCGCTGCCGTCAGCTTGGCGTTCATCCCTTCGCGCAGCCAGAGCGCGTCGTAATCCTTAAGAAACGACGATTCGATTTCATCGAGGAAGCGCCGGCGAGTTTCGACGTCCTGAAAGGGCACCGTCTCGTCGTACGCGATCGCGTCTTTTTCGTATCTTGGAACGGCCGCCGGGAGCCGTCCGTGCATGCCCAGAAAAACGACGGCCGTCGCGACGAGACCGAGAAGTTTTTTGCACATTTCACACCGCCCCAGGCGCTCAGTCACCCGGGAACATCAGAATTCGACCTTGGCAAGAGGCAGGATCGTCGCTCCGGCGGCTTCCATCTCGGCGAAAGCCTTTTCGCCGTCGTCCGGATCCACGTTGACGGCGCGGCAGCCGTCGCTGACCACCAGCACGTCGAACCCCGCCTGCAGCGCGTCGAGGACGCTCGCTTTGACGCAATAATCCGTCGCCAGCCCGCAGATGATCAATCGCTCGATGCCCGCGTCATGGAGCACGCCGGCGGCCTGCGTGCCGTCGAACGCCGAATAGGCTTCGGCGTTCGCGTCCGTTCCCTTGTTGAAGACCATCACGTCTACCGGCAGCTGCAGATCGGGATGGAACTCCGCCCCGTCCTGCCCGGCCACGCAGTGCATCGGCCAGGAGCCGCCGAAGTCCTTGAAGCTGCAATGATTGACAGGGTGCCAGTCGCGGCTGGCCAGCACCGGGCAGCCGCGTTCGGCGGCCATCTGGATCAGCCGGTTGCACACCGGGACGACCGCGTTGCCGTCCGGTACCGCCAAAGCGCCGTTTTCGCAGAAGTCATTCTGAACGTCGATAATAAAAAGCGCTGTTTTTTTCATGCAGAGCACCTCCATAAAATACATCCCGAAAAGTCTTCGTTCGAAAAAGCAGCTTCGCAGAAAGAGATCGAAACGTTCATATTATAACATCACACAAAAAAGGGTTGTCGTGATAGTATTAAAACATTCATGCGTCTGGCGCAAGAAGCCGAAGGAGATTTGCTGATGAGCACATTTGACGTTGTCGTTGTCGGCGGCGGTCCGGCCGGGATGATGGCGGCGGCCCGCGCCGCCCAATACGGCGCCCGCACGGTTTTGCTCGAAAAGAACCGCGAGCTGGGGCGCAAATTGATGATCACCGGCCGGGGACGCTGCAACTTTGCCCACGATCAGGAGGATCCGGAACTTTTATCGAAAGATTACCGCCGCGGCGGGGAATTTTTGCTGCCGGCGCTTCGCACGTTCGGCGCCAAAGAAACCACCGCGTTTTTTCTGCGCCGCGGCGTGGTGTCGGCGCACGAACGCGGACACCGCCTCTATCCCCGTGAGGGACAGGACGCCTCGTCGGTCGTCAACGCGCTGTGGACGGCGCTGAAGGACGGCGGTGTCCAGGTGCTGCGCGGGATAGAGGTCCGCTCTCTCGACATCCTCGGCGGCAAAGTCCGCCGCGTCACCACGGGACGCGAGGAAATCGAAGGGCGCGCTTTCATCCTCGCGACGGGCGGGCTATCTTTTCCCAACACCGGCTCCACCGGCGACGGCTACCGCTGGGCCCGCAAGGCCGGCCACGAGATCGTCGAAACGACGCCGGCGCTGTGCCCGATCAAGATCGCGGAACGCTTCGACGATCAGCTGTCCGGTCTGAAGCTCAAAAACGTGCGCGTCACGCTCCGTCACGACGGTGAAACCGTGGACGAGCGCTTCGGAGAGATGGATTTCACGCCGTTCGGCATTTCCGGCGCCATCGTCATGGACCTGGCCGCCGGCGTGGGGAACTGCCTGCGTCAGACGGGCCGCACGACCGTCCATATCGACCTCAAACCGGCGCTCGAGCCGGAACGTCTCGACGCGCGCATCGAACGCGACTTCCACGAGTTCGGCGGCGACGCGCTGCGCTTTGCGCTCAGAAAAATGCTGCCTGCGCAGATCATCCCCGAAGTGCTCAAAATGGCCGCGCTCGACATGGGGAAGCCCTGCGGCGAGACCACGGCCGAAGAGCGGCTCGCGCTCAGAAACACGATCAAGGATTTCGCCGTCACGCCCACGGAACTTCTTGGGTTCAGGCACGCCATCGTCACCAGCGGCGGCGTGAGCACCGACGAGATCGAGCCGGAGACCATGGCCTCGAAGCTCGTTCCCAACCTTTACTTCGCCGGAGAGATGATCGACGTCGACGGGCCGACCGGCGGCTACAACCTTCAGGAATGCTGGAGCACCGGTTTTACCGCCGGGAGCGCGGCCGCCGAAGCTCTGGGGTACAAAAAGCCCACCGACGAGGACATCGTCAGACAGATGGAAGCGGCGCGCAACCGCAGATATGAAATCTCCCAAGCGGAGCGGCAGAAATTCAAGGAGGAGAAAACCGAAGACATGACGATCAAAACCGGCCCCACCGACGACAAAGAGTTCTGCGGCTGGAGAGATCCCCGCAGGCGGCAGACGTCCGAACAGACAAAAGGGGACGCTGGCGGCGGCAAATTCAGTTTCGGAAAAGACCGCCGGCCTTCTTTTGAGCGGCCTTCTTCCGAAGGCCGTCACCGCGAGAATCCTTTCCGGCGCGCCGATCGTCCGGATCGTCCCCAAAAGGCGTACCGGGAAGACAGAGATTTCGGGGAGCGCCGGGATTTTGTCGAACGCCCGCGTTTTTCGGAAGAGCGTCGTTCCTTCCGTCGGGACGAAGACCGCCCGTTCGAAAGAGAGCGGCGTCCGTTCGAAAACGATCGCGGCGAGCCGCGCCCATTCCGCCGCACCGACGGCCTTCACCATGAGTACCGCCAGCATCCTTACGGCAGGAGCGCACGCGAAGATTTTTCGGAACCGTCCCGCTTTCACGAAACGGCGGCCGAAGGAAGATCCCGACGCTCGGAACGGCGCCCTTTCGACCGCTCCGACTTCAGAGAACGCGATGAACGCCGCGACTTCGAACGGCCGCGCGCTCCGCGTCCATTCCGAGAAAAATTCCGCGACGAAGATCCCGAATATCAAACACGCTCCGACTCGCCTTTGCGGAATCGGCGTCCCCGTTTTTCCGATCCGCCCGACCGTCCTCATACGTCCGGCGCCAGAGAACGTCGCGGCGCTTACGAGCGCGGCTTCGGCAACGAACGAATTTCGTACGCCGGCCGTTCGGAGCGTCCTTACGACAATCGCCGGAGCCATACCGACCGCGACTTTCATGCCGGACGCAATCCTCAGGAGCGCCCCTTTCACGGCGCGCGGCCGTTCGACGAAGACCGGATCCGGGAAAGGGATTTCCATCACGAAAGCAGACCGCCCCGCAACAAGCAGGGCGTTTCCAAACCGCGTCCGCGAAAATTCACCAGTTTCTCCCGTTTCAGGAAAGATCACGAACGATAAAGCGAAAAACGCAATACCATCCATCTCTCAACAGGAAGGCCAGTCGTATGCAGGAACAAATTGACACAAGCGCCGTTGATCCC
This sequence is a window from Pyramidobacter sp. YE332. Protein-coding genes within it:
- a CDS encoding TRAP transporter fused permease subunit; this encodes MTKRKLDGVVAKGLWLYVLAMGLFHLYTAVFGAFEAYLQRAIHLTWVLPMVFVVYPMSENKKSAQPQTAVPWYDWCFAVVSAVPGIYIMLNYNMIVERMIGVDEITAIQLILGTIVVLALIEATRRAVGLPIILVSLAFMGYCMYYMMTDIAAQSGTLGNFTLANFRDWFSGAFKLLIEEMFLTDEGIYSSSLGVSATLVMIFLIFGGFLENSGVGEYFMEFAQAFTGTQAGGPAKIAVVSSCLFGSISGSAVANVYGTGTFTIPLMKRIGYKPYFAGAVEAVASSGGQIMPPVMGAGAFVMASFLNVPFSRIVVAAILPALLYYAAVLVMVHLTAKRDGLKGLPPEELPGKRSVLKRAYMMSPIVLLVYLLLDGYTPMYAAIAGIVLAWGVSLPNPKRRMGPKGILRAIHDGAKGIPVVCTACASAGFVLGAVALSGIGPKIVSAVLSASHGIPVLTLLLIAVVCLILGMGLPTTSAYILAASLSVPALGQLHFNSIAAHMFVFYYAIISNITPPVALAAYAAASIAEDSPNKTGWAACRLGFLAFVIPFAFCYDGGLLLQLDWTHNLISVISGVALVFGIGFSFTGYCGGRIPMWSRVLFAVFGLASMWKSSLISLGGTVAIFVLYTFCQKVFAGKKASSAL
- a CDS encoding Tex family protein, translating into MADYTGRIAQELKLPVSGVGAVAELLAEGCTVPFIARYRKEKTGSLDEVAITAIRDGLARIEELEKRREAILGSLTERGVLTEELKKTIDAAATMTALEDAYLPFRPKRRTRASAAREAGLQPLADALLEQKGRDPRELAARYVNEEKGVADAETALAGARDIIAENVSENPAVRQDMRVIFVRFGVCASSVVEKRKEEPEAATYADYFDWKEPLLRVPSHRLLAVMRGEKEGYLTFSIRPKERLALEKLYARYVTGSGEDSRQVEAAVTDGYRRLLAPSMETEARSTLKKRADTDAIAIFARNLRELLMASPFGARPIMAIDPGIRTGCKVVCLDAKGDLLHHTVIFIQRSDAQYVQAGETIRALAARFKPDAVAVGNGTASRETEEFLRGLDLDIPIIVVSESGASVYSASELARKEFPDQDVTVRGAVSIGRRLMDPLAELVKIDPKSIGVGQYQHDVDQKQLKNALDDTVVSCVNAVGVDLNTASAKLLSYVSGLTPSLADNVVKFRENEGPFKRRQDVLKVPRLGPKAYQQAAGFLRIRDAENPLDASAVHPENYGIVDAIAADQNCAVADLIAAKDLRGKIDLNRYVTDEVGLPTLEDILSELEKPGRDPRSALEIFSFDPNVRELTDLEPGMKLPGIVSNVTAFGAFVNIGVHQDGLVHVSQMGRYVKDISTVLHPGMAVEVYVIDVDVKRRRISLRMELGKKAAREKSAVK
- a CDS encoding heavy metal-binding domain-containing protein codes for the protein MDKKEIALSTGTIPPPGAVELGLVTGSCVISTSILGDALAALRNMSVGGELKQYTELLRTSTEKAMERLGKKAREKGADGVYAIQFMAPQVAGGAAEVVAVGTAYKFDDK
- a CDS encoding isochorismatase family protein; this translates as MKKTALFIIDVQNDFCENGALAVPDGNAVVPVCNRLIQMAAERGCPVLASRDWHPVNHCSFKDFGGSWPMHCVAGQDGAEFHPDLQLPVDVMVFNKGTDANAEAYSAFDGTQAAGVLHDAGIERLIICGLATDYCVKASVLDALQAGFDVLVVSDGCRAVNVDPDDGEKAFAEMEAAGATILPLAKVEF
- a CDS encoding aminoacetone oxidase family FAD-binding enzyme, with protein sequence MSTFDVVVVGGGPAGMMAAARAAQYGARTVLLEKNRELGRKLMITGRGRCNFAHDQEDPELLSKDYRRGGEFLLPALRTFGAKETTAFFLRRGVVSAHERGHRLYPREGQDASSVVNALWTALKDGGVQVLRGIEVRSLDILGGKVRRVTTGREEIEGRAFILATGGLSFPNTGSTGDGYRWARKAGHEIVETTPALCPIKIAERFDDQLSGLKLKNVRVTLRHDGETVDERFGEMDFTPFGISGAIVMDLAAGVGNCLRQTGRTTVHIDLKPALEPERLDARIERDFHEFGGDALRFALRKMLPAQIIPEVLKMAALDMGKPCGETTAEERLALRNTIKDFAVTPTELLGFRHAIVTSGGVSTDEIEPETMASKLVPNLYFAGEMIDVDGPTGGYNLQECWSTGFTAGSAAAEALGYKKPTDEDIVRQMEAARNRRYEISQAERQKFKEEKTEDMTIKTGPTDDKEFCGWRDPRRRQTSEQTKGDAGGGKFSFGKDRRPSFERPSSEGRHRENPFRRADRPDRPQKAYREDRDFGERRDFVERPRFSEERRSFRRDEDRPFERERRPFENDRGEPRPFRRTDGLHHEYRQHPYGRSAREDFSEPSRFHETAAEGRSRRSERRPFDRSDFRERDERRDFERPRAPRPFREKFRDEDPEYQTRSDSPLRNRRPRFSDPPDRPHTSGARERRGAYERGFGNERISYAGRSERPYDNRRSHTDRDFHAGRNPQERPFHGARPFDEDRIRERDFHHESRPPRNKQGVSKPRPRKFTSFSRFRKDHER